The following are from one region of the Mustela lutreola isolate mMusLut2 chromosome 7, mMusLut2.pri, whole genome shotgun sequence genome:
- the LOC131837113 gene encoding olfactory receptor 10G2-like: MGETKNTSLGTVVTDFILLGLPHPPSLRTLLFLVFFNIYVLTQLGNLLILLTVWADPKLHARPMYILLAVLSFLDMWLSSVIVPRVFLNFTPTSKAIPFGGCVAQLYFFHFLGSTQCFLYTLMAYDRYLAICQPLRYPVFMNGRLCTILVAGAWVAGSIHGSIQATLTFRLPYCGPNQVDYFFCDIPAVLRLACADTTINELVTFVDIGVVAASCFMLILLSYANIVHAILKIRTADGRRRAFSTCGSHLTVVTVYYVPCIFIYLRPGSKSPLDGAVAVFYTVVTPFLNPLIYTLRNQEVKSALKRITAGRGATSENK, translated from the coding sequence ATGGGAGAGACCAAAAATACATCCCTGGGCACAGTGGTGACAGACTTCATTCTCCTGGGCTTACCTCATCCCCCGAGTCTGAGGACCCTCCTCTTCCTGGTCTTCTTCAACATTTACGTCCTGACTCAGCTGGGGAACCTGCTCATTCTGCTCACCGTGTGGGCTGACCCAAAGCTCCATGCTCGTCCCATGTACATTCTTCTAGCCGTGCTCTCATTCCTGGACATGTGGCTCTCCTCAGTCATCGTCCCTCGAGTTTTTCTAAACTTTACTCCCACCAGCAAGGCAATCCCCTTTGGGGGCTGTGTGGCTCAACTGTATTTCTTTCACTTCCTGGGCAGCACCCAGTGCTTCCTCTACACCTTGATGGCCTACGATAGGTACCTGGCAATATGCCAGCCCCTGCGCTACCCCGTGTTCATGAATGGGAGGTTATGCACCATCCTCGTGGCTGGAGCTTGGGTGGCTGGCTCCATCCATGGGTCTATCCAGGCTACGTTGACCTTCCGCCTGCCCTACTGTGGGCCCAACCAGGtggattattttttctgtgaCATCCCTGCGGTTTTGAGACTGGCCTGTGCTGACACAACCATCAATGAGCTCGTGACCTTTGTGGACATTGGAGTGGTGGCAGCCAGTTGCTTCATGTTAATTCTTCTCTCCTATGCCAACATAGTCCATGCCATCCTGAAGATTCGCACTGCCGATGGGCGGCGCCGAGCCTTCTCCACCTGTGGCTCCCACCTAACCGTGGTCACTGTCTACTATGTGCCCTGTATCTTCATCTACCTTAGGCCAGGCTCCAAGAGTCCCCTGGATGGAGCAGTGGCCGTGTTTTACACTGTTGTCACTCCGTTTCTGAACCCCCTCATCTATACCCTGAGGAACCAGGAAGTGAAGTCTGCTCTGAAGAGAATAACAGCAGGTCGAGGGGCCACCAGTGAAAATAAGTAA